One region of Hoeflea sp. 108 genomic DNA includes:
- a CDS encoding site-specific integrase, whose product MPKLTKSVIDGAEARTSAYFVWCSELPGFGIRIFPTGKKTFYADYYNTDGQRKRMSIGPYGKLTLDEARKLARITLGSVLAGEDPALERKTRRSSITVSELCDDYIAAVEKGLVLGKGRRPKKASTLATDKGRIERHIKPLLGRKLVIDIKQSDISRFIRDVTTGKTATVEKTDKLRGKAVVEGGAGTASRTAGLLGGILSYASSEGIIEANPARGVKRPTDGQKQRRLDAAEYASLGKVLREAEEPWQAIACIRLLAFTGCRRGEIEGLKWPEVDLEGKALRLSDSKTGASVRPLSRAAIDVLNGIERKKGVDHVLPGVRDESKPYGGLAGAMDRIMKAAELEGVTSHTLRHSFASVGADLDYSDSTIGACLGHSASGITSRYTHRLDSVLVAAADKIACEVERQIAHVNRKLPGGKGGSAVS is encoded by the coding sequence ATGCCGAAGCTGACAAAGAGCGTGATCGACGGCGCCGAAGCACGAACGAGCGCCTATTTCGTGTGGTGTAGCGAGCTGCCCGGGTTCGGCATTCGGATATTCCCAACCGGCAAGAAGACATTCTACGCTGACTACTACAACACCGACGGCCAGCGGAAACGGATGTCCATTGGCCCTTACGGCAAGCTGACCCTTGATGAGGCCAGGAAGCTGGCTCGGATCACGCTAGGGAGCGTCCTCGCGGGCGAAGACCCTGCCCTGGAACGTAAGACCCGACGCAGCTCGATCACCGTCTCCGAGCTGTGCGACGACTACATTGCTGCCGTCGAGAAGGGGCTTGTCCTCGGTAAGGGACGACGCCCCAAAAAGGCATCCACCCTGGCCACCGACAAGGGCAGGATCGAGCGCCACATCAAGCCCCTGCTCGGCCGCAAGCTGGTGATCGATATCAAGCAGTCGGACATCTCGAGATTCATTCGCGATGTCACGACAGGGAAGACGGCCACAGTGGAAAAGACTGACAAGCTACGAGGCAAGGCGGTCGTCGAAGGCGGCGCCGGCACCGCCAGCCGGACGGCCGGCTTGCTCGGCGGTATCCTCTCTTATGCCTCATCTGAAGGTATCATCGAAGCCAACCCGGCACGCGGAGTGAAGCGACCGACCGACGGCCAGAAGCAGCGCCGCCTGGACGCCGCTGAGTATGCCTCCTTGGGCAAGGTACTGCGCGAGGCCGAAGAGCCGTGGCAGGCCATTGCCTGTATCAGGCTCCTGGCTTTCACCGGGTGTCGCCGCGGCGAGATTGAGGGCCTGAAGTGGCCCGAGGTCGACTTAGAAGGCAAGGCATTGCGTCTGAGCGATTCCAAGACTGGCGCATCGGTCCGTCCTCTCAGCCGGGCCGCGATTGACGTGCTCAATGGCATCGAGCGCAAGAAGGGTGTTGACCACGTCCTGCCGGGCGTGCGGGACGAGAGCAAGCCTTATGGCGGCCTGGCCGGTGCGATGGACCGCATAATGAAGGCGGCCGAGTTGGAAGGGGTTACCTCCCATACCTTGCGCCATAGCTTTGCGTCCGTCGGCGCCGACCTGGATTACTCGGACAGCACTATCGGGGCGTGCCTGGGCCACTCCGCCAGCGGCATCACCAGCCGCTACACTCACCGGCTCGATTCAGTGTTGGTCGCGGCAGCGGACAAGATTGCATGCGAGGTCGAGCGCCAGATAGCCCATGTCAATCGGAAGCTTCCTGGAGGGAAAGGAGGATCCGCAGTTTCTTGA